The Impatiens glandulifera chromosome 8, dImpGla2.1, whole genome shotgun sequence genome includes a window with the following:
- the LOC124913168 gene encoding uncharacterized protein LOC124913168: MNGKFIVGKAWEIIRTNEVVVDWHKVVWSLKDIPRNQFILWLAFRKRLETRDRIKKYMNILDVNCPVCIVKEESIDHLFGECTFVSKLWINFAQNMNITKFPLTWNEIIKLVKKRAKGDSFYANVFKCLFRALVYNTWRERNTRIHSMNKRIEENVWDNIVSDDNILIHTWRGISINEDS; the protein is encoded by the coding sequence ATGAATGGAAAGTTCATAGTAGGAAAAGCATGGGAGATCATTAGAACAAATGAGGTGGTGGTCGATTGGCATAAAGTAGTTTGGTCTTTAAAGGATATACCTCGAAACCAATTCATTCTTTGGCTGGCATTTAGGAAAAGATTGGAGACAAGAGAcagaattaagaaatatatgaatattCTAGACGTCAATTGCCCAGTCTGCATAGTAAAAGAGGAAAGCATTGATCACTTGTTTGGGGAGTGCACATTTGTATCCAAGTTGTGGATCAATTTTGCTCAGAACATGAATATCACTAAATTTCCATTAACATGGAATGAAATCATAAAGCTTGTAAAGAAAAGGGCTAAAGGCGATAGCTTTTatgcgaatgttttcaaatgtttaTTTCGAGCCCTGGTGTACAATACCtggagagaaagaaatacaagaattcataGCATGAATAAGAGAATAGAAGAAAATGTTTGGGATAATATTGTTTCTGATGACAACATTCTCATACATACATGGAGGGGAATTTCGATTAATGAAGACAGTTGA